In Pseudomonas sp. Leaf58, one DNA window encodes the following:
- a CDS encoding DUF2069 domain-containing protein, with protein sequence MAKKPKVLPPLQWLAPRLRLTRALSLAFFFGLIALLVVNNLWFANLHGARVTVILAIELVPLLLLLPGMLTGSARAHAWTCFVVNIYFIKGVLAAFDPARAVLGWVEVLMSLGLFIAGLLYVRWKFQHERRLAGEGN encoded by the coding sequence GTGGCTAAAAAGCCCAAGGTGTTGCCGCCGCTGCAATGGCTGGCACCGCGCCTGCGCCTGACGCGGGCGTTGAGCCTGGCATTCTTCTTTGGCCTGATCGCCCTGCTGGTGGTGAATAACCTATGGTTCGCCAACCTGCACGGTGCCCGGGTAACGGTGATCCTGGCAATCGAACTGGTGCCGCTGCTGCTGTTGCTGCCGGGCATGCTGACCGGCAGTGCCCGGGCGCATGCCTGGACCTGCTTCGTGGTGAATATCTATTTCATCAAGGGCGTACTGGCGGCGTTCGACCCGGCGCGGGCGGTGCTTGGCTGGGTTGAAGTACTGATGAGCCTGGGGCTGTTCATTGCCGGGCTGCTGTATGTGCGCTGGAAGTTCCAGCATGAGCGGCGCCTGGCGGGCGAAGGCAATTGA
- the wrbA gene encoding NAD(P)H:quinone oxidoreductase, producing the protein MSAPYILVLYYSRHGSTSEMARHIARGIELAGMEARLRTVPAISTECEAVAPDIPASGALYATLDDLRHCAGLVLGSPTRFGNMAAPLKYFLDGTSSLWLGGELVGKPAGVFTSTASLHGGQETTLLSMMLPLMHHGMLVMGLPYSESALLETRGGGTPYGASHHAGADGKRELDSHEIALCRALGQRLATTAKALEAARG; encoded by the coding sequence GTGAGCGCGCCCTACATCTTGGTGCTGTATTACAGCCGCCACGGTTCGACCAGCGAAATGGCCCGGCACATCGCCCGCGGCATCGAGCTGGCCGGCATGGAAGCCCGCCTGCGCACGGTGCCGGCGATTTCCACCGAGTGCGAAGCGGTAGCCCCGGACATCCCTGCCAGCGGCGCGCTGTACGCCACCTTGGACGACCTGCGCCACTGCGCCGGCCTGGTGCTGGGCAGCCCAACCCGCTTCGGCAACATGGCGGCGCCGCTCAAGTACTTCCTCGATGGCACCAGCAGCCTGTGGCTGGGCGGTGAGCTGGTCGGCAAGCCGGCGGGCGTGTTCACCTCCACCGCCAGCCTGCACGGTGGCCAGGAAACCACCCTATTGTCGATGATGCTGCCGCTGATGCACCACGGCATGCTGGTAATGGGCCTGCCGTACAGCGAGTCGGCCTTGCTGGAAACCCGCGGCGGCGGTACGCCGTATGGTGCCAGCCATCATGCTGGCGCCGATGGCAAGCGCGAGCTCGATAGCCATGAGATTGCCCTGTGCCGTGCCCTTGGCCAACGCCTGGCAACTACAGCCAAGGCCCTGGAGGCCGCACGTGGCTAA
- the arsC gene encoding arsenate reductase (glutaredoxin) (This arsenate reductase requires both glutathione and glutaredoxin to convert arsenate to arsenite, after which the efflux transporter formed by ArsA and ArsB can extrude the arsenite from the cell, providing resistance.), producing the protein MTDLTLYHNPRCSKSRGALELLEARGLAPTIVRYLETPPDAATLKALLGKLGIAPRQLLRTGEDEYKDLNLADPALTDAQLIDAMAQHPKLIERPILVAGDKAVVGRPPEKVLEILP; encoded by the coding sequence ATGACCGACCTCACGCTCTATCATAACCCGCGCTGCTCAAAATCCCGCGGCGCGCTGGAACTGCTCGAAGCCCGCGGCCTGGCACCTACCATCGTGCGCTACCTCGAAACCCCGCCCGACGCCGCCACCCTCAAAGCCCTGCTTGGCAAGCTGGGCATCGCCCCGCGCCAACTGCTACGTACCGGCGAGGACGAGTACAAAGACCTGAACCTGGCCGACCCGGCGCTGACCGACGCACAGCTGATCGACGCCATGGCACAGCACCCCAAGTTGATCGAGCGGCCGATCCTGGTCGCCGGTGACAAGGCCGTGGTTGGCCGCCCGCCCGAGAAAGTGCTGGAGATCCTACCGTGA
- a CDS encoding TlpA disulfide reductase family protein gives MARRLAAVLAITASLLLGGCGADYGVDQHGNTVKAEQIDGHWLVLNYWAEWCGPCRTEIPELNAAAKQWAADGIKVVGVNFDGLQGPDLKQAAETLGIGFTVLAQDPAERYDLPRSEALPVTYIIDDKGKVREQLMGEQTLEGLQTKIKALKGA, from the coding sequence ATGGCAAGGCGTCTGGCAGCAGTACTGGCCATCACCGCAAGCTTGTTGCTCGGTGGTTGCGGTGCCGATTATGGCGTGGACCAACACGGTAATACGGTTAAGGCCGAACAGATCGATGGGCACTGGCTGGTGCTCAACTACTGGGCCGAATGGTGCGGGCCGTGCCGTACCGAAATCCCCGAGCTGAACGCAGCGGCCAAGCAATGGGCAGCTGACGGTATCAAGGTGGTGGGGGTTAACTTCGATGGTTTGCAGGGGCCGGACCTGAAACAGGCAGCCGAAACCCTGGGCATCGGTTTTACCGTGCTGGCGCAGGACCCGGCCGAGCGTTACGACCTGCCCCGCAGTGAGGCGCTACCGGTAACCTACATCATCGATGACAAGGGCAAGGTGCGTGAACAGTTGATGGGCGAGCAGACCCTGGAAGGGCTGCAAACCAAGATCAAGGCCCTGAAAGGCGCCTGA
- a CDS encoding META domain-containing protein produces MKNLLTGVLIATGLLGCAAQPSKLQQERSYVLEWIGERPLIDYSHLTLTLASDGRAYGNGGCNHWFAPYTLDGEHLSFGKVGKTRKLCAPALMEQEKRFLQALETVQRWDVSPVEQIRFWPAEGKPLRFWPEEG; encoded by the coding sequence GTGAAGAATCTGCTGACCGGCGTGCTGATTGCCACCGGCCTGCTCGGCTGCGCCGCACAACCTTCAAAGCTGCAGCAAGAACGCAGCTACGTGCTGGAGTGGATTGGCGAACGACCGCTGATCGACTACAGCCACCTGACCCTGACGTTGGCCAGTGATGGCCGTGCCTATGGCAACGGCGGCTGCAACCACTGGTTTGCGCCGTACACGCTGGATGGCGAGCACCTGAGCTTCGGCAAGGTCGGCAAGACCCGCAAGCTGTGCGCACCGGCGTTGATGGAGCAGGAAAAGCGCTTTTTGCAGGCGCTGGAAACGGTGCAGCGCTGGGACGTGTCGCCCGTGGAGCAGATACGCTTCTGGCCGGCCGAAGGCAAGCCGCTGCGGTTCTGGCCTGAGGAAGGCTGA
- a CDS encoding 2-hydroxyacid dehydrogenase yields the protein MRALLFSSQHYDQESFTQAASGTALDLHFQAARLTLDTAALADGYEVVCAFINDQLDAPVLQRLAEGGTRLIALRSAGYNHVDLAAAQRLDLTVVRVPAYSPHAVAEHAVALILALNRRLHRAYNRTREGDFSLHGLTGFDLHGKTVGVVGTGQIGAAFARIMAGFGCQLLAYDPYPNPELLALGARYLPLPELLREARIISLHCPLTEHSRHLINAQSLAQLQPGAMLINTGRGALVDTPALIDALKSGQLGYLGLDVYEEEAQLFFEDRSDLPLQDDVLARLLTFPNVIITAHQAFLTREALDAIAATTLDNINRWAAGNPQNLVMG from the coding sequence ATGCGCGCCCTGTTGTTCAGCAGCCAGCACTACGACCAGGAAAGCTTCACTCAAGCCGCCAGCGGCACCGCCCTGGACTTGCATTTCCAAGCCGCCCGCCTGACCCTCGACACCGCCGCCCTGGCCGACGGCTACGAGGTGGTCTGCGCCTTCATCAATGACCAACTCGACGCCCCGGTGCTGCAACGCCTGGCCGAAGGCGGCACGCGCCTGATCGCCCTGCGTTCGGCCGGCTACAACCATGTCGACCTGGCCGCAGCCCAGCGCCTGGACCTGACCGTAGTGCGGGTACCGGCCTACTCGCCGCACGCCGTAGCCGAACACGCCGTAGCGCTGATCCTGGCCCTCAACCGGCGCCTGCACCGGGCCTACAACCGCACCCGCGAAGGTGACTTTTCCCTGCACGGGTTGACGGGCTTCGACCTGCACGGGAAAACCGTCGGGGTGGTCGGCACCGGCCAGATCGGCGCCGCCTTCGCCCGCATCATGGCCGGTTTCGGTTGCCAGTTGCTGGCCTACGACCCCTACCCTAACCCAGAGCTGCTGGCCCTGGGCGCGCGCTACCTGCCATTGCCCGAACTGCTACGCGAAGCCCGCATCATCAGCCTGCACTGCCCGCTGACCGAGCACAGCCGGCACCTGATCAATGCGCAAAGCTTGGCGCAACTACAACCCGGCGCCATGCTGATCAACACCGGCCGGGGCGCGCTGGTCGACACCCCGGCGCTGATCGACGCGCTGAAAAGCGGCCAACTTGGCTACCTGGGCCTGGACGTCTATGAAGAAGAAGCCCAGCTGTTCTTCGAGGACCGCTCTGACCTGCCGCTGCAGGACGACGTGTTGGCCCGCCTGCTGACCTTCCCCAACGTGATCATCACCGCCCACCAAGCCTTCCTCACCCGTGAGGCGTTGGACGCCATCGCCGCGACCACGCTGGACAATATCAACCGCTGGGCGGCAGGCAATCCACAGAATCTGGTGATGGGTTAG
- a CDS encoding response regulator, giving the protein MLDRLGIRSRVMLLALLPAGLMAVVLGSYFTWLQQNDLRTQLLQRGKMIAEQLAPLAAPAMAKLAPAQLERIAAQTLEQADVRAVAFLAPDRTRLAHAGPSMLNQPPSGGSGTQLLQRSGNDATRYLMPVFGHHRDLATDAVPAEAERLLGWVEIELSHDGTLLRGYRNLFTSLLLILACLVLSGLLALRMSRTINDPIERIKHAVNQLKDGHLDARLPALGSHELDELARGINRMAETLHSAHEELQHSIDQATEDVRQNLETIEIQNIELDMARKEALEASRIKSEFLANMSHEIRTPLNGILGFTHLLQKSELPPRQLDYLNTIEKSADNLLGIINEILDFSKIEAGKLVLDSIPFNLRDLIQDTLTILAPAAHAKQLELLSLIYRDTPSSLIGDPLRLKQILTNLVSNAIKFTREGTIVVRAMLEDEHEDSAQLRISVQDTGIGLSPQDVRTLFQAFSQADNSLARQPGGTGLGLVISKRLIEQMGGEIGVDSTPGEGSQFWISLNLPKAHDDVEQLPLQPLLGRRAAIVDGHELARQALEHQLEDCGLSVSLFASYDQLLQAVQAASQAGQPFEFAVLGATLGSLSPEQLSHYHQQLERYHCQCVVLCPTTEQALYHPYLPNGHGQLLSKPTCTRKLRRLLLELVQPRRPQGEANSVNGRRQPKVLCVDDNAANLLLVQTLLEDLGAEVLAVNNGYAAVQAVQDEPFDLVLMDVQMPGMDGRACTEQIRLWENTQSGHPLPIVALTAHAMANEKRALLHAGMDDYLTKPISERQLAQVVMKWTGLSLGAPHPERLAEQTASGDELKVLDPEEGLRLAAGKADLAADMLSMLLASLDADRQAIRAAREADDRPMLIEQVHRLNGASRYCGVPQLRAACQRSETLLKQEHPQAQQALDELDAAINRLAAQARLSA; this is encoded by the coding sequence GTGCTCGATCGCTTGGGAATTCGTAGCCGAGTCATGCTGCTGGCCCTGCTACCGGCCGGCCTGATGGCCGTGGTGCTGGGCAGTTACTTCACCTGGCTGCAACAGAACGACCTGCGCACCCAGCTGCTGCAACGCGGCAAAATGATTGCCGAGCAACTGGCCCCGCTGGCCGCGCCGGCCATGGCCAAGCTGGCGCCAGCGCAACTGGAGCGCATTGCCGCGCAAACCCTGGAACAAGCCGATGTGCGCGCGGTCGCCTTCCTGGCCCCGGACCGCACGCGCCTGGCCCATGCCGGCCCGAGCATGCTCAACCAGCCCCCCAGCGGCGGCAGCGGCACCCAGCTGCTGCAACGTAGCGGCAATGACGCCACCCGCTACCTGATGCCAGTGTTCGGCCACCACCGCGACCTGGCCACCGATGCCGTGCCGGCCGAAGCCGAGCGCCTGCTGGGCTGGGTCGAGATCGAACTGTCCCACGACGGCACGTTGCTGCGCGGCTACCGCAACCTGTTCACCAGCCTGTTGCTGATCCTCGCCTGCCTGGTGCTCAGTGGCCTGCTGGCACTGCGCATGAGCCGCACCATCAACGACCCTATCGAGCGCATCAAGCATGCGGTCAACCAGCTCAAGGACGGCCACCTGGACGCCCGCCTGCCAGCGCTGGGGAGCCATGAACTGGACGAGCTGGCGCGCGGTATCAACCGCATGGCCGAAACCCTGCACAGCGCCCACGAAGAACTGCAGCACAGCATCGACCAAGCCACCGAGGACGTGCGCCAGAACCTGGAAACCATCGAGATCCAGAACATCGAGCTGGACATGGCGCGCAAGGAAGCCCTGGAGGCCAGCCGCATCAAGTCGGAATTCCTGGCCAACATGAGCCACGAAATCCGCACGCCGCTCAACGGTATCCTCGGCTTCACCCACCTGCTGCAGAAAAGCGAGCTGCCGCCGCGCCAGCTGGACTACCTGAACACCATCGAAAAGTCTGCCGACAACCTGCTAGGGATCATCAACGAGATCCTCGACTTCTCCAAGATCGAGGCTGGCAAGCTGGTGCTCGACAGCATCCCGTTCAACCTGCGCGACCTGATCCAGGACACCCTCACCATCCTTGCCCCGGCCGCCCACGCCAAGCAGCTGGAATTGCTTAGCCTGATTTACCGCGACACCCCGTCGTCGCTGATTGGCGACCCGTTGCGGCTCAAGCAGATCCTCACCAACCTGGTCAGCAACGCAATCAAGTTCACCCGTGAAGGCACCATCGTCGTGCGGGCCATGCTCGAAGACGAACACGAAGACAGCGCCCAGCTGCGCATCAGTGTGCAGGACACCGGGATCGGCCTGTCGCCGCAGGATGTACGCACGCTGTTCCAGGCCTTCAGCCAGGCCGACAACTCGTTGGCCCGCCAGCCCGGCGGCACCGGCCTTGGGCTGGTGATTTCCAAGCGCCTGATCGAGCAAATGGGCGGCGAGATTGGCGTCGACAGCACCCCGGGCGAGGGCTCGCAGTTCTGGATCAGCCTTAACCTGCCCAAGGCCCACGACGATGTCGAGCAGCTGCCGCTGCAGCCACTGCTGGGGCGCCGTGCGGCCATCGTCGACGGCCACGAACTGGCACGCCAGGCCTTGGAACACCAGCTGGAGGACTGCGGCCTCAGCGTCAGCCTGTTCGCCTCCTACGACCAGTTGCTGCAGGCAGTACAAGCCGCCAGCCAGGCCGGCCAGCCGTTCGAGTTCGCCGTGCTTGGGGCCACCCTGGGCAGCCTGTCGCCTGAACAGTTGAGCCATTACCACCAGCAGCTCGAACGCTACCATTGCCAATGCGTGGTGCTGTGCCCCACCACCGAGCAGGCGCTGTACCACCCGTACCTGCCCAACGGCCATGGCCAGTTGCTGTCCAAGCCAACCTGCACGCGCAAACTGCGGCGCCTGTTGCTGGAACTGGTGCAACCGCGCCGCCCGCAGGGCGAGGCGAATAGCGTCAACGGCCGGCGCCAGCCGAAAGTGCTCTGCGTCGACGACAACGCCGCTAATCTGCTGCTGGTGCAGACCCTGCTCGAAGACTTGGGCGCCGAGGTGCTAGCCGTCAACAACGGTTATGCTGCCGTGCAGGCGGTACAGGATGAGCCTTTCGACCTGGTGCTGATGGACGTGCAGATGCCCGGCATGGACGGCCGCGCGTGCACCGAGCAGATCCGCCTGTGGGAAAACACCCAAAGCGGCCACCCGCTGCCGATCGTCGCCCTCACCGCCCACGCCATGGCCAACGAGAAGCGTGCGCTACTGCACGCGGGCATGGATGACTACCTGACCAAGCCGATCAGCGAGCGGCAGCTGGCCCAGGTGGTGATGAAATGGACCGGCCTGAGCCTGGGCGCACCGCACCCAGAGCGCCTGGCCGAGCAAACCGCCAGTGGCGACGAACTGAAGGTGCTCGACCCCGAAGAAGGCCTGCGCCTAGCCGCCGGCAAAGCGGACCTGGCAGCCGACATGCTGAGCATGCTGCTGGCCTCGCTGGACGCCGACCGCCAAGCCATACGCGCCGCCCGCGAGGCCGATGACCGCCCTATGCTGATCGAGCAAGTGCACCGCCTGAACGGCGCCTCGCGCTATTGCGGCGTACCGCAGCTACGTGCCGCATGCCAGCGCAGCGAGACCTTGCTCAAGCAGGAACACCCTCAGGCGCAGCAAGCATTGGATGAGCTGGATGCGGCAATCAATCGCCTGGCTGCACAGGCAAGATTGAGCGCCTGA
- a CDS encoding response regulator transcription factor has translation MNRVAIHNSNILAIEDDPVLGAYLHEELQRGGFQVTWCRNGLEGLETAGRQAFDVVLLDILLPGLNGLDALAQLRQHSATPVILMSALGAEADRINGFQRGADDYLPKPFSIAELRVRIEAILRRVALERRHQAPLVQAACGELQFDEGLCDVRLDGRLAGLTPSEYRLLDTLHRNLDEVLSKPFLYQQVLQRGYSRHDRSLDMHVSQIRRKLKGIGYHERQIRTVWGKGYVLSASEVE, from the coding sequence ATGAATCGTGTAGCCATTCACAATTCCAATATCCTTGCTATCGAGGATGACCCGGTCCTCGGTGCCTACCTGCACGAAGAGCTGCAGCGTGGCGGCTTCCAGGTGACCTGGTGTCGCAATGGCCTGGAGGGCCTGGAAACGGCGGGTCGCCAGGCCTTCGATGTGGTGCTCTTGGACATCCTGTTGCCCGGTCTCAACGGCCTGGACGCCTTGGCGCAGTTGCGCCAGCACAGTGCCACGCCGGTGATCCTGATGTCGGCGCTGGGCGCCGAGGCCGACCGTATCAACGGTTTCCAGCGCGGTGCTGACGACTACCTGCCCAAGCCGTTCAGCATCGCCGAGCTGCGGGTGCGCATCGAGGCGATCCTGCGTCGGGTGGCGCTCGAGCGTCGCCATCAAGCGCCGCTGGTACAGGCCGCCTGCGGCGAGCTGCAGTTCGACGAGGGGCTGTGCGACGTACGTCTCGATGGCCGCTTGGCCGGCCTGACCCCCAGCGAGTATCGCCTGCTCGATACCCTGCACCGCAACCTCGACGAGGTGTTGAGCAAGCCGTTCCTTTACCAGCAAGTGCTGCAGCGGGGCTACTCGCGGCATGACCGCAGCCTGGACATGCACGTCAGCCAGATCCGCCGCAAGTTGAAGGGTATCGGCTATCACGAACGGCAGATCCGCACCGTGTGGGGCAAGGGTTACGTGCTCAGTGCCAGCGAGGTGGAGTGA
- a CDS encoding cell wall metabolism sensor histidine kinase WalK, whose product MLDRHSLFWKLAILLVGFCLLMIGLSYTWGRHIEAQNAFLSEPARQVLRGYAAEAEHALRSGGRAGLDQWVAAMQQRERGWVGVLDRNLLPLDSATLDPQIMQRLTRLRGVDWPMSRRSVDQPWLRIPFPGAPELGMLVIELPQRFNPDQHRLLWRIVTNGIIPGLFTLLLCVGLYRMLIVPLNQLREQANAWRADQLSARLDSRTIARHDELGELARAFDQMAERLQGTVAMQQQLLRDLSHEMRTPLSRLRVACEGEADLQRLRERLSREVDCMQQLVEDTLQLAWQDAERAPMNLEPIEVHALWELLAENASYESGWSLARLRCEVPTDCWVQGNLNHLAQALENLLRNAIRHSPAEGVVRLGGQREGSYWRLWLEDDGGGVAETDLERIFAPFSRLDGSRPGDGGFGLGLSIARSAIQRQGGTLWAQNGQRGLRLCMRLPLHVPAIPTGRTLFSRAVRYL is encoded by the coding sequence ATGCTTGACCGCCATTCGCTGTTCTGGAAGCTGGCGATCCTGCTGGTGGGCTTCTGCCTGCTGATGATCGGCCTCAGCTACACTTGGGGCCGGCACATCGAAGCCCAAAACGCATTCCTTTCGGAGCCCGCGCGGCAGGTTTTGCGCGGCTATGCCGCCGAGGCCGAGCACGCCCTGCGCAGCGGCGGACGGGCAGGGCTGGACCAATGGGTGGCGGCGATGCAACAGCGCGAGCGCGGCTGGGTTGGCGTGCTCGACCGCAACCTGTTGCCGCTCGACAGTGCCACCCTAGACCCGCAGATCATGCAGCGCCTGACCCGCCTGCGCGGTGTCGACTGGCCGATGAGCCGGCGCAGCGTCGATCAACCGTGGCTACGCATCCCGTTCCCCGGGGCGCCGGAGCTGGGCATGCTGGTGATCGAGCTGCCGCAGCGGTTCAACCCCGATCAACACCGGTTGCTGTGGCGCATCGTCACCAACGGCATTATCCCTGGCCTGTTCACCTTGCTGCTGTGCGTGGGCCTTTACCGCATGTTGATCGTGCCGCTGAACCAGCTACGCGAGCAGGCCAATGCCTGGCGTGCCGATCAGCTGTCGGCACGCCTCGACTCGCGCACCATCGCCCGGCATGACGAACTGGGCGAGCTGGCCCGCGCCTTCGACCAGATGGCGGAACGGTTGCAGGGCACGGTAGCCATGCAGCAACAACTGCTGCGCGACCTGTCCCACGAAATGCGCACGCCACTCAGCCGACTGCGGGTGGCTTGCGAGGGGGAGGCCGACCTGCAGCGCCTACGCGAACGCCTGTCGCGCGAGGTGGACTGCATGCAGCAACTGGTCGAGGACACCCTGCAGCTGGCCTGGCAGGACGCTGAGCGTGCGCCGATGAACTTGGAGCCGATCGAGGTCCACGCGTTGTGGGAGCTGCTGGCCGAAAATGCCAGCTACGAGAGCGGCTGGTCGCTGGCACGGCTGCGTTGCGAAGTGCCTACCGACTGCTGGGTGCAGGGCAACCTCAACCATCTGGCCCAGGCGCTTGAGAACCTGTTGCGCAATGCCATCCGTCACTCGCCAGCCGAGGGGGTGGTGCGCCTGGGTGGGCAGCGTGAGGGTAGCTACTGGCGGCTGTGGTTGGAAGATGACGGCGGCGGCGTGGCCGAAACGGACCTGGAGCGGATCTTTGCGCCATTTTCGCGGCTGGATGGCTCGCGCCCGGGGGATGGTGGCTTCGGCTTGGGGCTGAGCATCGCCCGCAGCGCCATCCAGCGCCAGGGCGGGACCTTGTGGGCGCAGAACGGCCAACGTGGGCTGCGCTTGTGCATGCGCTTGCCGTTACATGTGCCGGCTATTCCAACAGGTAGAACATTGTTCTCGCGGGCAGTGCGGTACCTGTAG
- the cysM gene encoding cysteine synthase CysM — MTLQYPTIADCVGNTPLVRLQRIAGKTSNTLLLKLEGNNPAGSVKDRPALSMITRAELRGQIKPGDTLIEATSGNTGIALAMAAAIKGYKMILIMPDNSTAERKAAMTAYGAELILVTKEEGMEGARDLAEKLQAEGRGLVLDQFANGDNPIAHYNSTGPEIWQQTQGTISHFISSMGTTGTIMGCSQYLKEQNPAVQIIGLQPMEGSAIPGIRRWPEEYLPKIFDATRVDRVVDMSQQEAEDITRRLAREEGIFCGVSSGGAVAAMLRLSREVENATMVAIICDRGDRYLSTGLFDPS; from the coding sequence ATGACCTTGCAGTACCCAACCATCGCCGATTGCGTCGGCAATACGCCTCTGGTTCGCCTGCAGCGCATTGCTGGCAAAACCAGCAATACCCTCCTGCTCAAGCTCGAAGGTAACAATCCCGCCGGCTCGGTGAAGGACCGCCCGGCATTGTCGATGATCACTCGCGCCGAACTGCGCGGCCAGATCAAGCCCGGCGACACCCTGATCGAAGCCACCTCCGGCAACACCGGTATCGCCCTGGCGATGGCGGCGGCGATCAAGGGTTACAAAATGATCCTGATCATGCCCGACAATTCCACCGCCGAACGCAAGGCTGCCATGACCGCCTACGGCGCCGAGCTGATCCTGGTGACCAAGGAGGAGGGCATGGAAGGCGCCCGTGACTTGGCCGAGAAGCTGCAGGCCGAAGGCCGTGGCCTGGTGCTGGACCAGTTCGCCAACGGCGACAACCCAATTGCCCACTACAACAGCACCGGCCCTGAGATCTGGCAGCAAACCCAGGGCACCATCAGCCATTTCATCAGCTCCATGGGCACCACCGGTACCATCATGGGCTGCTCGCAGTACCTCAAAGAGCAGAACCCGGCGGTGCAGATCATTGGCCTGCAGCCCATGGAAGGCTCGGCCATCCCAGGCATTCGCCGCTGGCCTGAGGAGTACCTGCCGAAGATCTTCGACGCCACCCGCGTCGACCGCGTGGTCGACATGTCGCAGCAGGAAGCCGAAGACATCACCCGCCGCCTTGCCCGTGAAGAGGGCATTTTCTGCGGTGTGTCCTCCGGTGGTGCGGTCGCAGCCATGCTGCGCCTGTCCCGCGAGGTGGAAAATGCCACGATGGTCGCAATCATCTGCGACCGCGGCGACCGTTACCTGTCCACCGGCCTGTTCGACCCGAGCTAA
- the rlmD gene encoding 23S rRNA (uracil(1939)-C(5))-methyltransferase RlmD has translation MSKKKSNSSGLRFQPAGGNRSPQVPVGKKQHLEIERLAGDGRGIAFHEGRTWFVSGALAGEAVEARVLNARGKVVEARLERLLQASPERRQAPCPYYQRCGGCNLQHLPHEAQLALKQRTLAEQLQRVAGVQPEEWAAPLSGPEFGYRRRARVAVRWDVKARQLEVGLRAEASQDIIAIDDCAVLVQPLQSILRHLPTVLRTLSKPQALGHVELFSGTAEAVLVRHVAPLPVEDLAKLQAFCEQANAQLWLQGEGEPAQVGQAAPLGFALAPWQLELAWRPGDFVQVNAQVNTAMIEQALAWLAPQADERVLDLFCGLGNFALPLARQAREVVAVEGVQAMVDRAAANARNNNVHNARFFQADLSQPLAGAGWAAEGFSAVLLDPPRDGAFEVVQGIARLKASRLVYVSCNPATLARDAQVLVGQGYRLKRAGILDMFPQTAHVEAMALFEAG, from the coding sequence ATGTCCAAGAAAAAAAGCAACAGCAGCGGCCTGCGCTTTCAGCCGGCCGGCGGCAACCGCAGCCCCCAGGTACCCGTGGGCAAAAAGCAGCACCTGGAAATCGAGCGCCTGGCCGGTGACGGCAGGGGCATCGCCTTCCACGAAGGGCGCACCTGGTTTGTCAGTGGTGCTTTGGCCGGTGAGGCCGTGGAAGCGCGGGTGCTCAATGCCCGTGGCAAAGTGGTCGAAGCCCGCCTGGAGCGCTTGCTGCAAGCCAGCCCCGAGCGCCGTCAGGCACCGTGCCCGTATTACCAGCGCTGCGGTGGCTGCAACCTGCAGCACCTGCCGCACGAAGCGCAGTTGGCACTTAAGCAGCGCACCCTCGCCGAGCAGCTGCAACGGGTAGCTGGCGTGCAGCCCGAGGAATGGGCTGCACCGCTGAGCGGGCCAGAATTCGGCTACCGGCGCCGCGCCCGGGTGGCAGTGCGCTGGGATGTCAAGGCACGCCAGCTAGAGGTGGGTTTGCGCGCCGAAGCCAGCCAGGACATCATCGCGATCGACGATTGCGCGGTGCTGGTACAGCCCTTGCAATCGATTCTGCGCCACTTGCCGACCGTGCTGCGCACGTTGAGCAAGCCACAGGCGCTGGGCCATGTGGAATTGTTCAGCGGTACCGCCGAGGCGGTGTTGGTGCGCCATGTGGCGCCGCTGCCAGTAGAAGACCTGGCTAAGCTTCAGGCGTTCTGCGAGCAGGCCAATGCCCAACTGTGGCTGCAAGGCGAAGGTGAGCCGGCGCAGGTGGGCCAAGCCGCACCCCTGGGCTTTGCCCTGGCACCGTGGCAGCTGGAACTGGCGTGGCGCCCGGGCGACTTCGTGCAGGTGAACGCACAGGTCAACACGGCGATGATCGAGCAGGCCCTGGCCTGGCTCGCACCGCAGGCCGACGAGCGCGTACTGGACTTGTTCTGCGGCTTGGGCAACTTTGCCCTGCCGCTGGCCCGCCAGGCGCGTGAGGTGGTGGCAGTGGAAGGTGTGCAGGCCATGGTCGATCGAGCCGCGGCCAATGCCCGAAACAACAATGTGCATAACGCACGGTTTTTTCAGGCCGATTTATCGCAGCCTTTGGCTGGCGCCGGATGGGCCGCCGAAGGCTTTTCTGCGGTACTCTTGGATCCACCGCGCGACGGTGCTTTCGAGGTGGTGCAAGGCATCGCCCGCCTCAAGGCCAGCAGACTGGTCTATGTATCGTGCAACCCGGCCACGCTGGCGCGAGACGCCCAGGTGTTGGTCGGCCAGGGGTACCGGTTAAAAAGGGCCGGGATTCTCGACATGTTTCCTCAGACGGCGCATGTCGAGGCCATGGCGTTATTCGAAGCGGGCTAG